One genomic segment of Rivularia sp. PCC 7116 includes these proteins:
- a CDS encoding calcium-binding protein — translation MAPTLEAGSTVPLFITDFAGAMFFDEPQEGGGIFAVGKEGQTNILLFPDTNDVAAGGDEVDVIMGGAGNDNIMGAGGTDFMFGGFGDDVVRGGEGDDVIVGNQGSDLLIGGGGSDVFEFFTDQFVSGDFDVLLDFEKGEDSILIVGSNDAAYNPANGLLSVDGSEVAILAAGLDLEITPAASTVVLS, via the coding sequence ATGGCACCTACTTTAGAAGCAGGCAGCACAGTTCCACTATTTATTACTGATTTTGCAGGTGCAATGTTTTTTGATGAGCCTCAAGAGGGTGGAGGTATATTTGCTGTAGGAAAAGAAGGGCAAACCAACATTCTGCTTTTCCCTGATACCAATGATGTAGCTGCTGGTGGTGATGAAGTTGATGTGATTATGGGGGGTGCTGGAAACGACAACATCATGGGTGCTGGAGGTACGGATTTTATGTTCGGTGGCTTCGGTGATGATGTTGTCAGAGGTGGAGAGGGAGACGATGTTATTGTCGGGAATCAAGGTTCCGATCTTCTTATTGGTGGTGGAGGTAGCGATGTTTTTGAATTTTTTACAGATCAGTTTGTGAGTGGTGATTTTGATGTACTTCTCGATTTTGAAAAAGGCGAAGATTCTATATTAATCGTAGGAAGTAATGATGCTGCTTATAATCCTGCAAATGGTCTACTATCTGTAGATGGTTCTGAAGTTGCTATATTAGCTGCCGGTTTAGACCTTGAGATTACCCCTGCTGCCAGTACTGTTGTACTTTCATAA
- a CDS encoding DM13 domain-containing protein, with protein sequence MFNKLAGFGIASIVLLGSVSELAINTSTASAAKPAANNTTLLAAKPQLIASGSFVTTEQDHPTNGIAKIVEVNGKRYLQFDKAFTTARGPKVRVVLHRNNTVPVNLKEENYVTLASLKKFDGAQNYEIPDNFDLKDFQSVAIWCEEFNVTFGYASLQDS encoded by the coding sequence ATGTTCAATAAATTAGCTGGCTTCGGAATTGCATCTATCGTATTATTGGGTAGCGTTAGCGAATTAGCAATTAATACATCTACAGCTTCAGCAGCTAAACCCGCAGCGAATAACACAACTTTATTAGCAGCAAAACCTCAATTAATAGCATCGGGAAGTTTTGTTACCACCGAGCAAGACCATCCTACTAACGGAATCGCTAAAATTGTTGAGGTCAATGGTAAGCGTTATTTGCAATTTGATAAAGCTTTCACAACAGCTAGAGGTCCAAAAGTAAGAGTTGTGCTTCACCGTAATAATACAGTACCGGTGAATCTAAAAGAAGAAAACTATGTTACTTTGGCATCTTTAAAAAAATTTGATGGCGCTCAAAATTACGAAATCCCTGACAATTTCGATTTAAAAGATTTTCAATCTGTAGCAATTTGGTGTGAAGAATTTAATGTTACTTTTGGTTACGCTAGTTTACAAGATAGTTAA
- a CDS encoding acyltransferase: MQQQTKNTLSSQTSERIFFLELLKAISIIAVVSFHAIFIPRSTFLNSSETLETLFAPLRFCVPVLLTVSLVLFERQISDSPADSEKPLFKKRLHRLGIPILFWFSIATALKLINGNSILEVIAAIFQGEIFTGAYYFIVLIQVLWNFVLMREWLYKQQQNIFNLIIIQAILLLFVYATIGGFFVNPVLQLLLFLERPFIIYWLGYIALGVYIYQNFDWIERTSYSLTKTHKILILCFTAATMMAEYQVLSSMVTGTLRPFDYAAFSCILSVPMMFICFASVNENSLPIPVVKIVKILSKYSLGIFCINGILAQIFLSIGTQLFSETSFNLIQMILIKIISWIVLFVMSLLLSIFLERLGLKKIVC; this comes from the coding sequence ATGCAGCAACAAACAAAAAATACATTGTCTTCTCAAACCTCAGAAAGAATATTTTTTCTGGAGCTATTAAAAGCAATCAGTATAATTGCCGTAGTTTCTTTTCATGCTATATTTATTCCTCGTTCTACTTTTCTTAATAGTAGTGAAACTTTAGAAACTTTATTTGCGCCGTTGAGGTTCTGCGTTCCCGTTCTTCTGACTGTTTCCTTAGTGCTGTTTGAAAGGCAAATTTCTGACTCTCCCGCAGATTCAGAAAAACCTTTATTTAAAAAACGTTTGCATCGTTTAGGAATACCGATTTTATTTTGGTTTAGCATCGCAACAGCATTAAAACTAATTAACGGAAATTCGATTTTAGAAGTTATTGCGGCAATCTTCCAAGGGGAAATATTTACAGGTGCCTATTACTTTATAGTTCTCATACAGGTATTATGGAATTTTGTATTAATGAGAGAATGGCTGTATAAACAGCAACAAAACATTTTCAATTTAATTATTATTCAAGCTATATTATTACTATTTGTTTACGCTACAATTGGCGGTTTTTTTGTAAATCCAGTATTACAGCTTTTATTATTTTTAGAGCGCCCATTTATTATTTACTGGCTTGGCTACATCGCTTTAGGGGTATATATTTATCAAAACTTTGATTGGATAGAAAGAACATCTTATTCTTTAACTAAAACTCATAAAATATTAATTTTATGCTTTACCGCTGCAACAATGATGGCTGAATATCAAGTATTAAGTTCGATGGTGACAGGCACTTTACGTCCCTTCGATTATGCAGCATTTTCCTGTATTTTGAGCGTACCGATGATGTTTATATGTTTTGCATCAGTTAACGAAAATAGTTTACCAATACCAGTTGTTAAAATTGTCAAAATCTTATCAAAATACAGTTTGGGAATTTTTTGTATAAATGGTATTTTAGCGCAAATATTTCTATCTATTGGTACGCAATTATTCAGCGAAACAAGTTTCAATCTTATACAAATGATTTTAATCAAAATTATCAGTTGGATAGTATTGTTTGTAATGTCATTACTGCTATCAATATTTCTAGAAAGATTGGGTTTGAAAAAAATTGTTTGTTAA